The proteins below come from a single Esox lucius isolate fEsoLuc1 chromosome 7, fEsoLuc1.pri, whole genome shotgun sequence genomic window:
- the si:ch211-244c8.4 gene encoding APC membrane recruitment protein 2 — MDVQSESSEPPPCDPQPPGKIRKAFKLFGKRKPGSIFSVRGKGEGNNKSPIARSKTTDGLKESAEPETEKEQEPEVSQGKEEEEAVEEPLGDDGDPHVPSAGRPSISSMTSAKSLSFLMKLRRSRRGGPDRRFRTESQPKGRQRRGLKGLFGSMRWNQQEKGPSDDSETPPSPLLMASRTSSVEIIKEDMTLTPRPVPRSPDVPEPGQESPVSSTSPTVQGSSSSSRLETTAASVATDSVTGSTEDVPPPLPTTEPPPLDPPVDRLTSLLADISSLISFDSLTGCGDISAEVEAEWGKASTTVWAGPGTMGPVAGEKAPLTTFSARATPTTKPSPTPIPLLTSTFKPTNSSAPFTKPSSAFTSTIKPEPTPTTTTKPSTTPSTFTSSATKSSPSPLTKPSPLPTTESSPSPSPFGITSNSPPFTPSFTSTSTFKPTPVVTPSPAPISKPAPVVTPSPAPISKPSPVVTHSPAPISKPAPVVTPSPAHLSKPAPVVTPSPDTISKPAPGVTPSPSPACKPAPVVTPSPAPSSKPAPVSPPVPVTTPSSLSSVSATYFAPVAKPPLETSPVTFTSSPPPQTSSSVDSTSAPSSLTPLYPAAVPSSAFKIPYIPVPVPTSFTSSATVRTAAMIPAGPESPSAADSTPVHMSKAPPFPTPTTTTAVPKASPAPCLSSPILSPTQAKPGERKSSLTSPNGLDVRDTRNNSTKREEKCQRPQNETHKVPQGPPTEKKTPPLKAAGLSKIPVCGGGRSGKLPLRETQPTDEEGSWDPSTPGREEESPRPGLRHAGSKDTISNSSSVADGEAGPATVKHSPEESRQLRQPAVYGSGSRDSKIPVKLGAQSNIPVPHGAKEPPRSKIPLSKVPVRRIANKPTAPAAAGAQIRK, encoded by the coding sequence ATGGATGTACAGTCGGAGAGTAGCGAACCCCCACCATGCGACCCCCAGCCTCCTGGAAAAATCCGAAAGGCCTTCAAGCTGTTTGGGAAGAGAAAGCCAGGCAGCATCTTCTCCGTGCGCGGCAAAGGTGAGGGTAACAACAAGTCGCCTATCGCCAGGAGCAAAACAACTGATGGGTTAAAGGAGTCGGCGGAGCCGGAGACTGAGAAGGAGCAGGAACCAGAGGTGAGTcagggaaaggaggaggaggaggcagtgGAGGAGCCCCTGGGTGATGATGGAGATCCGCACGTCCCTTCGGCTGGCCGGCCCTCCATTTCCTCCATGACCTCCGCCAAATCCCTCAGCTTCCTGATGAAGCTGCGGCGCAGCAGGCGAGGAGGACCAGACCGGAGGTTCCGTACGGAGTCCCAGCCGAAGGGACGCCAACGTCGGGGCCTGAAGGGTCTCTTTGGCAGCATGAGATGGAACCAGCAGGAGAAGGGGCCCAGCGACGATTCCGAGACGCCTCCGAGCCCACTCCTCATGGCGTCCCGTACGAGCAGTGTGGAGATCATCAAAGAGGACATGACTTTGACCCCCAGGCCTGTACCTCGCAGCCCGGATGTCCCAGAGCCTGGGCAAGAGTCCCCTGTTTCATCCACGAGCCCCACAGTTCAGGGGAGCTCGTCCTCAAGCCGGCTGGAGACGACGGCTGCCTCAGTGGCTACGGACAGTGTGACTGGATCTACCGAGGATGTGCCCCCACCCCTGCCCACCACGGAACCCCCACCATTGGATCCTCCTGTGGATCGTCTCACATCCCTGCTCGCAGACATCTCCTCTCTGATAAGCTTTGACTCTCTGACAGGATGCGGAGACATTTCTGCTGAAGTGGAGGCGGAATGGGGCAAAGCCAGCACCACTGTTTGGGCCGGACCTGGGACTATGGGCCCTGTGGCTGGAGAGAAAGCCCCATTAACTACGTTTTCTGCCAGAGCTACCCCTACCACTAAACCTAGCCCAACCCCTATCCCTTTGCTTACTTCTACATTTAAACCTACCAATTCCTCTGCACCTTTTACCAAACCAAGCTCCGCTTTCACATCTACAATCAAACCTGAACCTACCCCTACTACGACAACCAAACCCTCAACTACTCCTTCAACTTTTACAAGCTCTGCCACTAAATCAAGCCCCTCCCCTTTAACAAAACCCTCCCCTCTACCAACAACAGAATCCTCCCCAAGCCCCTCCCCTTTTGGCATCACCTCTAACTCTCCCCCTTTCACGCCGTCCTTCACCTCCACTTCTACTTTCAAACCTACTCCAGTAGTTACCCCTTCTCCTGCCCCTATATCTAAACCTGCCCCAGTAGTTACCCCTTCTCCTGCCCCTATATCTAAACCTTCCCCAGTAGTTACCCATTCTCCTGCCCCTATATCTAAACCTGCCCCAGTAGTTACCCCTTCTCCTGCCCATTTATCTAAACCAGCCCCAGTAGTTACCCCATCTCCTGACACTATATCTAAACCTGCCCCAGGAGTTACCCCTTCTCCTTCCCCTGCATGTAAACCTGCCCCAGTAGTTACCCCGTCTCCTGCACCTTCATCTAAACCTGCCCCAGTATCTCCCCCTGTCCCTGTGACTACCCCATCCTCCCTTTCCTCAGTAAGTGCCACATATTTTGCCCCAGTGGCCAAACCCCCTCTTGAAACCAGTCCTGTCACCTTTACATCTTCCCCACCGCCCCAAACGAGCTCAAGTGTGGATTCCACTTCCGCCCCTTCCTCCCTAACACCCTTGTATCCTGCTGCTGTCCCGAGCTCAGCATTTAAAATCCCCTACATTCCTGTTCCGGTGCCGACCTCATTCACTAGCTCAGCGACGGTACGAACGGCCGCTATGATTCCAGCTGGCCCTGAGTCTCCATCTGCCGCTGATTCAACCCCCGTCCACATGTCTAAGGCTCCTCCTTTTCCGACACCCACAACCACAACAGCAGTCCCCAAGGCTTCCCCTGCCCCCTGCCTGTCCTCTCCGATTCTCAGCCCAACCCAGGCAAAGCCTGGTGAACGCAAGTCCTCTCTCACCAGTCCAAACGGTTTGGATGTACGGGACACCAGGAACAATTCAACcaagagagaagagaaatgCCAGCGGCCACAAAACGagacacacaaggtcccccagGGACCCCCCACAGAGAAGAAGACGCCCCCATTGAAGGCGGCAGGGCTCAGTAAGATCCCCGTCTGCGGTGGAGGCCGGTCGGGCAAGCTGCCGCTCCGTGAGACTCAGCCCACAGACGAGGAGGGGAGCTGGGACCCATCGACTCCGGGGCGGGAAGAGGAGAGTCCCCGCCCTGGCCTACGGCACGCGGGTAGCAAGGACACAATCAGTAACTCCTCTTCTGTAGCCGACGGCGAGGCCGGCCCGGCCACCGTAAAACACAGCCCAGAGGAGAGCCGTCAGCTGCGCCAACCAGCAGTCTATGGCAGCGGGTCGCGCGACTCCAAGATCCCTGTCAAGCTGGGGGCCCAGTCGAACATCCCTGTCCCCCACGGAGCCAAGGAGCCCCCGCGCTCCAAGATACCTTTGTCCAAGGTTCCCGTCCGCAGGATCGCCAATAAACCCACAGCCCCAGCAGCGGCCGGCGCCCAAATCCGAAAATAA